In the genome of Haemophilus pittmaniae, one region contains:
- the hemL gene encoding glutamate-1-semialdehyde 2,1-aminomutase, giving the protein MTNSNELFNRAQQVIPGGVNSPVRAFKGVGGTPVFIQKAQGAYIYDTDGKQYIDYVGSWGPMILGHNHPAILNAVLKAAENGLSFGAPTPSEIDLAELVCQIVPSIEMVRMVSSGTEATMTAIRLARGYTNRNKILKFEGCYHGHSDSLLVKAGSGALTLGQPSSPGVPEDFAKHTLTAEYNNLASVKALFEEFPQDIACVIIEPVAGNMNCVPPKNGFLQGLRELCDQYGALFIIDEVMTGFRVALAGAQTYYGVTPDLTTLGKVIGGGMPVGAVGGKKAIMQYLAPTGPVYQAGTLSGNPIAMAAGLACLNELKKAGNEQRLNTLTEKLCQGLKAAADKHGVPFVVNQVGGMFGIFFTEQPQVTSYAEVMQCDTEKFKVFFHKMLDQGVYLAPSAFEAGFMSLAHSEQDIEKTLAAADVAFAALA; this is encoded by the coding sequence ATGACAAATTCAAACGAACTTTTCAATCGAGCCCAACAGGTCATCCCTGGCGGAGTAAACTCCCCTGTTCGCGCATTTAAAGGGGTCGGCGGTACACCGGTATTTATTCAAAAAGCTCAAGGAGCTTATATTTACGATACCGATGGCAAGCAATATATCGATTACGTCGGTTCTTGGGGGCCAATGATTTTGGGGCATAATCACCCAGCAATTTTAAACGCTGTGTTAAAAGCCGCTGAAAACGGCCTAAGCTTTGGTGCACCAACGCCATCGGAAATCGACTTGGCCGAATTGGTTTGTCAAATAGTGCCATCAATCGAAATGGTCCGCATGGTCAGTTCCGGCACAGAAGCAACCATGACCGCAATTCGTCTCGCTCGTGGCTACACCAATAGAAATAAAATTCTGAAATTTGAAGGTTGCTACCACGGCCATTCCGATTCCCTATTGGTTAAAGCGGGTTCAGGAGCGCTTACCTTGGGGCAACCGAGCTCACCGGGTGTGCCGGAAGACTTTGCTAAACATACCTTAACCGCCGAATATAATAATTTAGCCTCGGTAAAAGCCTTATTTGAAGAATTTCCACAGGATATTGCTTGTGTAATTATCGAACCGGTTGCCGGCAACATGAACTGTGTACCACCAAAAAATGGTTTCCTACAAGGTTTACGCGAACTTTGTGATCAATATGGCGCGCTCTTTATCATTGATGAAGTGATGACCGGCTTCCGCGTTGCCCTTGCCGGAGCGCAAACTTATTATGGCGTAACACCGGATCTAACTACACTTGGCAAAGTAATCGGCGGCGGTATGCCGGTCGGCGCAGTGGGCGGGAAAAAAGCCATCATGCAATATTTAGCCCCAACCGGTCCGGTTTACCAAGCAGGAACCCTATCTGGTAATCCTATTGCTATGGCGGCAGGATTAGCCTGTTTGAATGAATTGAAAAAAGCCGGCAATGAACAGCGCTTAAACACACTTACCGAAAAATTATGTCAAGGTTTAAAAGCGGCGGCTGACAAACATGGCGTGCCTTTTGTTGTGAATCAAGTTGGCGGTATGTTTGGTATCTTCTTCACCGAGCAACCCCAAGTCACCTCCTATGCTGAAGTAATGCAATGCGATACGGAAAAATTCAAAGTATTCTTCCACAAAATGTTGGATCAAGGCGTTTACCTTGCCCCTTCCGCTTTTGAAGCCGGTTTTATGTCCCTCGCCCATAGTGAACAGGATATTGAAAAAACCCTTGCAGCTGCCGATGTAGCGTTTGCGGCTCTGGCCTAG
- the wecA gene encoding UDP-N-acetylglucosamine--undecaprenyl-phosphate N-acetylglucosaminephosphotransferase: MLSFVVTFLGALLTLVLMRPIANRIGLVDKPNYRKRHLGAIPLIGGVSLFVGNLCYYLMEWDQLRLPYLYLFSIFVLLAIGILDDRFDISPFLRAGIQALLAILMIDLGNVYLDHLGQILGPFQLTLGSIGLIITVFATIAIINAFNMIDGIDGLLGGLSCVSFASIGILMLRDGQMDMAYWSFALIVAILPYMLLNLGIPLGPKYKVFMGDAGSTLIGFTIIWILLLSTQGKGHPMNPVTALWIIAIPLIDMVAIIYRRLRKGKSPFRPDRLHVHHLMVRAGLTSRQAFLLITFMAAVCATIGILGEIYYVNEWAMFVAFIMLFFIYAYSITKAWKITRWVRRLKRRARRNKQN, translated from the coding sequence ATGCTTAGTTTTGTCGTAACTTTTCTTGGCGCACTTTTAACCTTGGTGTTAATGCGCCCGATCGCTAATCGAATTGGTTTAGTGGATAAGCCAAATTATCGTAAACGCCATTTAGGTGCCATTCCGCTAATAGGCGGCGTTTCCTTATTTGTCGGAAACCTTTGTTACTACTTGATGGAATGGGATCAATTACGCTTACCTTATTTGTATCTTTTCAGTATTTTTGTTTTATTGGCAATTGGTATTTTAGATGACCGTTTTGATATCAGCCCATTTTTACGGGCGGGTATTCAAGCTCTCTTAGCAATCTTAATGATTGACTTGGGGAACGTGTATTTGGATCACCTAGGACAAATTTTAGGGCCATTCCAATTAACTCTTGGTTCAATCGGTTTGATTATTACGGTATTTGCGACTATTGCAATCATCAATGCCTTTAACATGATCGACGGGATTGATGGCTTACTTGGTGGTTTATCCTGTGTGTCTTTTGCTTCTATTGGTATTTTGATGCTACGTGACGGACAAATGGATATGGCCTATTGGAGTTTTGCCTTGATCGTGGCTATTTTACCTTATATGTTACTTAACCTTGGGATTCCGTTAGGGCCTAAATACAAAGTGTTTATGGGCGATGCAGGCAGTACGCTGATCGGTTTCACTATTATTTGGATTTTATTGTTAAGTACCCAAGGAAAAGGGCATCCGATGAATCCGGTGACTGCATTATGGATTATAGCTATTCCGCTTATTGATATGGTGGCGATCATTTATCGCCGTTTGCGTAAAGGGAAAAGTCCATTCAGACCGGATCGTTTGCATGTACATCATTTAATGGTTCGTGCCGGTTTAACTTCACGTCAGGCATTTTTACTAATAACCTTTATGGCTGCAGTGTGCGCGACAATCGGAATTTTAGGTGAGATTTACTATGTAAATGAATGGGCGATGTTTGTAGCATTTATTATGTTATTTTTCATTTATGCCTATTCGATTACTAAAGCTTGGAAAATTACCCGTTGGGTGCGCCGTTTAAAACGACGAGCACGCCGAAATAAACAGAATTAA
- a CDS encoding ATP-dependent DNA helicase yields MKLTDAIIDVFSIDGDLSRHIKGFRPRDEQLEMAQVVAEAIESKSTVIVEAGTGTGKTFAYLAPVLLAGKKTIISTGSKNLQDQLFNRDLPAIKKALGYSGKIALLKGRSNYLCLERLDQVIAQGVLGDKSVLTDLSKVRQWNNGTQSGDLSECIELAEDSPILPQLTSTSESCLGSDCPNYAECYIAKARKKALNADLVVVNHHIFFADMAVKENGFGELIPNAEAIIFDEAHQLPDIASQYFGQSLTSRQLFELCKDINIVYRTELKDMQQLGNIADTLQKIIQDFRLLLGEGNQRGNWRDLSKQSMVAKAFNLLQEKLAFLSEVIKLVLGRSQTLDSIFERLEAIKVQLERLAETNVVGYCYWYETIGRQFGLHITPLTVADKFGSQVANKEAAWIFTSATLAVGGDFQHFCQRLGINSHKQKILPSPFNYCEQALLCVPRYLPPTNRPNTLTALGEMLLPLIEANQGRCFVLCTSYAMMRGLAEYFRAQSELSILLQGESAKTQLLTQFVEGKHSVLVATSSFWEGVDVRGDALSLVIIDKLPFTAPDEPLLKARIEDCRLQGGDPFNDIQIPEAVIALKQGVGRLIRDVTDRGAVVICDNRLVTRAYGETFLKSLPDAKRTRDLRKVVQFLQNNQANEL; encoded by the coding sequence ATGAAATTAACTGATGCAATTATTGACGTTTTTTCCATTGATGGAGACTTAAGTCGTCATATTAAAGGATTTCGTCCTCGTGACGAACAATTGGAAATGGCTCAAGTAGTTGCTGAGGCAATTGAAAGTAAAAGTACTGTTATTGTCGAAGCCGGCACAGGAACAGGTAAGACTTTTGCTTATTTGGCGCCTGTATTGTTAGCGGGTAAAAAAACAATTATCTCCACCGGTTCTAAAAATCTACAAGATCAATTATTTAACCGTGATTTACCGGCTATTAAGAAAGCATTAGGATATAGCGGTAAAATTGCTTTATTAAAAGGGCGGAGCAATTATCTTTGTTTAGAGCGATTGGATCAGGTTATTGCTCAAGGTGTATTAGGAGATAAATCGGTATTAACTGATTTAAGCAAAGTTCGTCAGTGGAACAATGGCACGCAAAGTGGCGATTTAAGCGAGTGCATCGAATTAGCCGAAGATAGTCCAATACTTCCTCAGTTGACCAGTACAAGTGAAAGCTGTCTAGGCAGCGATTGTCCGAATTATGCCGAATGCTATATAGCGAAAGCGCGTAAAAAAGCATTAAATGCAGACTTAGTGGTTGTTAATCACCATATTTTCTTTGCCGATATGGCGGTGAAAGAAAATGGTTTTGGAGAGTTAATACCTAATGCGGAAGCCATTATTTTTGATGAAGCCCACCAATTGCCAGATATTGCTAGCCAATATTTTGGTCAGTCACTGACATCCCGTCAATTATTTGAATTATGTAAAGATATCAATATTGTTTATCGCACAGAATTAAAAGATATGCAGCAATTAGGCAATATTGCCGATACGTTACAGAAAATTATACAAGACTTCCGGCTATTATTAGGCGAAGGGAATCAACGAGGTAATTGGCGTGATTTATCCAAACAATCAATGGTGGCAAAAGCTTTTAATTTGTTACAGGAAAAATTGGCATTTTTAAGTGAAGTGATCAAACTGGTCCTCGGACGCTCGCAGACTTTGGATAGTATTTTTGAACGATTAGAGGCAATCAAAGTGCAATTAGAGCGCTTGGCGGAAACTAATGTTGTTGGCTACTGTTATTGGTATGAAACGATAGGGCGGCAATTCGGTTTGCATATTACACCATTAACGGTAGCGGATAAATTTGGTAGCCAAGTAGCCAATAAAGAAGCCGCATGGATATTCACTTCTGCAACCTTAGCCGTTGGTGGAGATTTTCAGCATTTTTGTCAACGACTTGGCATTAACTCCCATAAACAAAAAATTTTGCCTAGTCCGTTTAATTACTGTGAACAAGCATTATTGTGTGTGCCTCGTTATCTGCCTCCAACGAATCGCCCAAATACATTGACTGCTTTAGGGGAAATGTTATTACCATTGATTGAAGCGAATCAAGGGCGTTGCTTTGTTCTTTGTACTTCCTATGCAATGATGCGTGGTTTGGCTGAATATTTTCGGGCACAAAGTGAGCTTTCGATCTTATTACAAGGCGAAAGTGCTAAAACACAGCTGTTGACTCAATTTGTCGAAGGAAAACATAGTGTTTTGGTCGCAACTTCGAGCTTTTGGGAAGGGGTTGATGTGCGAGGTGATGCGCTTTCTTTGGTGATTATTGATAAATTACCTTTTACCGCGCCAGATGAGCCGCTATTGAAAGCCCGTATTGAAGATTGTCGTTTACAAGGTGGTGATCCTTTTAACGATATTCAAATTCCGGAAGCGGTTATTGCTTTAAAGCAAGGGGTAGGTCGTTTAATTCGTGATGTGACGGACCGAGGGGCTGTTGTTATTTGCGATAATCGACTTGTTACCCGGGCTTATGGTGAGACTTTTTTGAAAAGTTTACCTGATGCAAAACGTACCCGAGATCTCCGCAAAGTGGTACAATTTCTGCAAAATAATCAAGCAAATGAATTATGA
- the tsaB gene encoding tRNA (adenosine(37)-N6)-threonylcarbamoyltransferase complex dimerization subunit type 1 TsaB → MTKVTLLALDTSTEACSVALLHNGEKTYLYEVAERTHTKRILPMVEQLLSQSGISLKQIDALAFGRGPGSFTGVRVGAGIAQGLALGADLPVIAVSDLLAMAQAAFELQGKTNIATAIDARMNEVYFAQFCHQQTSVGMQWQEIVKEQVCSPEQAIAQLDKAAFRVGTGWAAYAQFAQQELIGSEIILPDARFMLDIALTDWQQGKSISALEIEPVYLRNEVTWQKLPGRG, encoded by the coding sequence ATGACAAAAGTAACCCTATTAGCCTTAGATACCTCAACCGAAGCCTGTTCAGTTGCATTATTGCATAACGGCGAGAAAACTTATTTATACGAAGTTGCGGAAAGGACTCATACCAAGCGTATTTTGCCGATGGTTGAACAATTGCTTAGTCAATCGGGCATTAGTTTAAAACAAATTGATGCACTAGCATTTGGGCGCGGACCAGGAAGTTTTACCGGGGTTCGGGTAGGAGCCGGGATAGCCCAAGGGTTAGCTCTTGGGGCAGATTTGCCGGTTATTGCGGTTTCCGATTTACTGGCTATGGCACAAGCTGCGTTTGAGCTACAGGGTAAAACCAATATTGCTACGGCAATTGATGCACGCATGAATGAAGTTTATTTTGCTCAATTTTGTCATCAGCAAACATCAGTGGGTATGCAATGGCAGGAAATTGTTAAAGAACAGGTTTGTTCACCGGAGCAGGCAATTGCTCAATTAGATAAAGCCGCTTTTCGGGTTGGGACCGGTTGGGCAGCCTATGCACAATTCGCTCAGCAGGAATTAATAGGGTCCGAGATTATTCTACCGGATGCCCGTTTTATGTTGGATATTGCACTTACTGATTGGCAACAGGGAAAGTCAATTAGTGCATTAGAAATTGAGCCGGTTTATTTGCGTAATGAAGTGACTTGGCAAAAATTACCGGGAAGAGGCTAA
- a CDS encoding Slp family lipoprotein, producing the protein MNQRKFIVTTLLSVTLTACVNAPQGLQKEHFNLHSLSQVQPSDYQCQCKTIRLGGKILNATALPNQMKLEVLSYPISSVSAKPSLDMPSNGRFITYINGFIDPATLQEQFITVGGRLERREQGKIDQASYTYPVINAQHYRLWQLAQSYYYPHDDWDDWGGFWRPRSAYWFAEPEIRYYLY; encoded by the coding sequence ATGAATCAGCGGAAGTTTATTGTGACGACCTTACTATCAGTGACACTAACTGCTTGTGTCAATGCGCCGCAAGGATTACAGAAAGAACATTTTAATTTGCATTCGTTATCTCAAGTACAGCCATCGGACTATCAATGTCAATGTAAAACCATTCGGCTTGGCGGTAAGATCTTGAATGCAACCGCCTTGCCTAACCAAATGAAATTGGAGGTATTAAGTTATCCAATTTCTTCAGTGAGTGCGAAACCCTCGTTGGATATGCCATCGAATGGGCGTTTTATTACTTATATTAATGGCTTTATTGATCCTGCAACCTTGCAAGAACAATTTATTACCGTCGGTGGCCGATTAGAAAGACGCGAACAAGGCAAAATAGATCAGGCATCTTATACTTATCCGGTCATTAACGCCCAGCATTATCGACTTTGGCAACTAGCTCAGAGTTATTATTATCCTCACGACGATTGGGATGACTGGGGAGGATTCTGGAGACCTCGTTCAGCCTATTGGTTTGCCGAACCGGAAATTCGCTATTACTTATATTAG
- the fadD gene encoding long-chain-fatty-acid--CoA ligase FadD: protein MEKPWFCNYPEGVLQQLDTSQYDSILDMLDKAVREHPDRPAYINMGQVLTFRKLEERSRAFAAYLQNEFKLQRGDRVALMMPNLLQYPIALFGILRAGLIAVNVNPLYTPRELEHQLQDSGAVAIVVVSNFASTLEKIVFNTNVKHVVLTRMGDQLSFGKRTLVNFVVKYVKKLVPKYKLPNAVTFREVLAIGKNRQYVRPQLGREDLAFLQYTGGTTGVAKGAMLTHGNIIVNVFQAKWIAEPFVGDHKRERSAILALPLYHVFALTVNCILFIELGVTAILITNPRDIDGFVKELKKYRFEAITGVNTLFNALLNNESLKEVDFSSLKLSVGGGMAIQQSVATRWHDLTGCSIIEGYGMTECSPLIAACPITVVKHNGTIGVPVPNTDIKIIDENGKEAALGQPGELWVKGEQVMKGYWQRPEATAEVMHDGWMATGDIVVMDEGYSLRIVDRKKDMILVSGFNVYPNEIEDVVMLNEKVTEVVAIGVPHPVSGETIKIFVVKKDPTLTREELRNHCRQYLTAYKVPKEIEFRDELPKTNVGKILRRVLRDEEIARRAGH, encoded by the coding sequence ATGGAAAAACCTTGGTTTTGTAATTATCCCGAAGGTGTCCTACAGCAATTAGATACCTCACAATATGATTCTATATTGGATATGTTGGATAAGGCGGTGCGTGAACACCCCGATCGTCCGGCATATATCAATATGGGACAAGTGTTGACTTTTCGTAAGCTGGAAGAGCGTAGTCGCGCATTTGCAGCCTATCTACAAAATGAATTTAAATTACAGCGCGGTGATCGTGTGGCATTGATGATGCCGAATTTACTGCAATATCCCATAGCCTTATTCGGTATTTTGCGTGCAGGTTTAATTGCCGTAAACGTAAATCCACTATACACCCCTCGCGAGTTAGAGCATCAATTGCAAGATAGTGGTGCTGTAGCAATTGTCGTGGTTTCTAATTTTGCCTCGACATTAGAAAAGATCGTATTCAATACCAATGTAAAACACGTTGTGCTCACCCGCATGGGCGATCAACTATCCTTTGGAAAACGTACTTTAGTGAATTTTGTCGTGAAATACGTCAAAAAATTGGTACCAAAATATAAATTACCAAATGCGGTGACATTTCGTGAAGTGTTGGCTATCGGTAAAAATCGCCAATATGTTCGTCCGCAGCTTGGTCGTGAGGATTTAGCTTTTCTACAATATACCGGCGGTACCACCGGGGTTGCCAAAGGAGCAATGCTTACCCACGGCAATATTATTGTTAACGTTTTCCAAGCTAAATGGATTGCCGAACCCTTTGTGGGGGATCATAAACGTGAGCGTTCCGCCATTTTAGCGTTACCGCTATATCATGTATTTGCCCTAACGGTGAACTGCATATTGTTTATCGAACTAGGCGTGACCGCTATCTTGATCACCAATCCACGGGATATTGATGGTTTCGTTAAAGAGTTAAAAAAATATCGTTTTGAAGCGATTACTGGGGTAAATACCTTATTTAATGCTTTATTGAATAACGAGTCTTTAAAAGAAGTTGATTTTTCCTCATTAAAACTTTCGGTCGGGGGTGGTATGGCAATTCAGCAATCGGTGGCAACCCGTTGGCATGATTTGACCGGCTGTTCGATTATTGAAGGCTACGGTATGACAGAGTGTTCGCCATTGATTGCCGCTTGTCCGATTACGGTGGTTAAACATAACGGTACTATTGGAGTTCCTGTACCAAATACCGATATTAAAATTATTGATGAAAATGGCAAAGAAGCTGCATTGGGTCAACCGGGGGAACTCTGGGTCAAGGGTGAACAGGTAATGAAAGGTTATTGGCAGCGCCCTGAAGCCACTGCTGAAGTGATGCATGACGGCTGGATGGCAACCGGTGATATTGTGGTGATGGATGAGGGCTACAGCCTACGCATTGTCGATCGTAAAAAAGATATGATTTTGGTATCCGGATTTAATGTTTATCCAAATGAGATCGAAGATGTGGTGATGTTGAATGAGAAAGTCACTGAAGTGGTCGCGATTGGCGTACCACATCCGGTATCTGGCGAAACCATCAAAATTTTTGTGGTGAAGAAAGATCCTACGCTTACCCGTGAGGAACTGCGCAATCACTGTCGCCAATATCTAACAGCATATAAGGTACCGAAGGAAATTGAATTCCGAGATGAACTACCGAAAACCAATGTTGGTAAAATCCTCCGCCGCGTATTACGGGACGAAGAAATCGCCCGCCGTGCCGGCCACTAA
- the rnd gene encoding ribonuclease D, which yields MIKEVQTAAPYVLIENDQALAECCWQAMQQSVVALDTEFVRVSSYYPHLGLIQLYDGNQVSLIDPLCISDFGPFVELLTAPAVTKVLHACSEDLLVFLQEFDVLPEPMLDTQIMARFLGFSSSMGLAKLVQHYLGLEIDKGATRTNWLKRPLSPAQLQYAAGDVWYLLPIYQQMRQALQQTPWLEAVYDDCRLALMKTTKLDDKNPELAYLDIPNAWKLNPLELARLQLLAKWRLETAMQRDLAQSYVVKAESLWKVVKHNPHNTSEMLSLGLTESEVRVRGKKMLQLLAAARKIKPYDYPPRIARLVDEPNYKRAMRLLQEKAFELTPQGLTLEILASKRSLEDLLRWAWKTPRNQDKLPDLLIGWRRAIGLKLLDALDAMAK from the coding sequence ATGATTAAAGAAGTGCAAACCGCCGCGCCTTATGTATTGATTGAGAATGACCAGGCATTGGCCGAATGTTGTTGGCAGGCCATGCAACAAAGTGTCGTTGCCTTGGATACGGAGTTTGTTCGGGTATCCAGTTATTATCCTCATTTGGGGCTGATTCAATTATATGATGGAAACCAAGTCAGCCTTATTGATCCCCTGTGTATTAGCGATTTTGGTCCTTTTGTTGAACTGTTGACAGCGCCTGCGGTAACAAAGGTGCTACATGCCTGTAGCGAGGATCTGTTGGTGTTTTTACAGGAGTTTGATGTATTACCCGAACCAATGTTAGACACTCAAATTATGGCGCGCTTTTTAGGTTTTTCCTCCTCCATGGGATTGGCCAAACTGGTGCAACATTATCTTGGCTTGGAAATTGATAAGGGAGCAACCCGTACCAATTGGCTCAAACGGCCGCTTTCACCGGCCCAGTTGCAATATGCGGCAGGGGATGTTTGGTATTTATTGCCGATTTATCAACAGATGCGCCAAGCGTTGCAGCAAACACCATGGCTTGAAGCGGTTTATGATGATTGCCGTTTGGCATTGATGAAAACCACTAAATTGGACGATAAAAATCCTGAGCTGGCGTATTTGGATATACCGAATGCCTGGAAACTTAATCCGCTTGAATTGGCGCGTTTACAGTTACTTGCCAAATGGCGTTTAGAAACGGCGATGCAGCGGGATTTAGCTCAATCCTATGTGGTGAAAGCGGAAAGTTTATGGAAAGTCGTTAAACATAATCCACACAATACCTCGGAAATGTTGAGTCTGGGGCTGACGGAAAGTGAAGTACGGGTGCGCGGCAAGAAAATGCTGCAGTTGCTGGCGGCTGCCCGCAAGATCAAACCTTATGATTATCCGCCACGAATTGCTCGTTTAGTGGATGAGCCCAATTACAAGCGAGCGATGCGCTTATTGCAGGAAAAAGCTTTCGAGCTCACCCCCCAAGGGCTTACACTAGAAATTCTGGCCAGTAAGCGGAGCTTGGAGGATCTTCTACGTTGGGCTTGGAAAACGCCGCGCAATCAGGACAAATTACCCGATTTATTGATTGGCTGGCGACGGGCAATCGGCCTTAAACTACTTGATGCTCTAGATGCAATGGCAAAATAG
- a CDS encoding 5-methyltetrahydropteroyltriglutamate--homocysteine S-methyltransferase gives MSKLFPNATIRTSAPYRFDIVGSFLRPEALKQARSQCSCGDISCADLSQVEDTEIAKLVEHQKNVGLHAVTDGEFRRTFWHLDFLAALDGVQEIDVDKFSVQFKHHSVRPKTLKIVDKIGFPANHPFIEHYRSLQRIAGTTEVKLTIPSPSMLHLICTVRTTDYQPIIRYQNNNQQLLDDIADAYIVAMQTFYQLGCRNLQLDDTSWGEFCAEDKRKSYSERGLDLAQIAKDYVYMLNKIVAAKPADLAITMHICRGNFRSTWFSAGGYEPIAETLFGHCNVDGFFLEYDSDRAGDFKPLRFIKNQQVVLGLVTSKSGELENRDEIIARIKEAAQYVDINQLCLSPQCGFASTEEGNILTEEQQWKKLEFIRDIAEEVWGK, from the coding sequence ATGAGCAAACTTTTTCCTAACGCAACAATCCGCACATCGGCCCCTTATCGATTTGATATTGTCGGTAGCTTTTTACGTCCGGAAGCGTTAAAGCAGGCCCGTAGCCAATGTAGTTGCGGCGATATTTCCTGTGCCGATTTAAGCCAAGTGGAAGATACAGAAATTGCCAAATTAGTTGAGCATCAAAAAAATGTCGGTTTGCATGCCGTCACCGATGGTGAATTTCGTCGCACCTTCTGGCACTTGGATTTCTTGGCTGCATTGGATGGTGTGCAAGAAATCGATGTGGATAAATTTTCGGTGCAATTTAAACATCACAGCGTACGCCCAAAAACCTTAAAAATCGTTGATAAAATCGGTTTCCCGGCAAATCACCCATTTATTGAACATTACCGTTCACTACAGCGCATTGCTGGTACAACTGAGGTGAAATTAACCATTCCTTCGCCATCCATGCTACATTTGATTTGCACTGTACGCACCACCGATTATCAACCGATTATCCGTTATCAAAATAACAATCAGCAGCTATTGGATGATATTGCCGATGCTTATATTGTTGCGATGCAAACCTTCTACCAATTAGGTTGCCGCAATCTACAATTGGATGATACCAGCTGGGGCGAATTCTGTGCTGAGGATAAACGTAAAAGCTATAGTGAACGCGGTCTGGATTTAGCACAAATCGCCAAAGACTATGTTTATATGCTTAACAAAATTGTCGCCGCAAAACCTGCAGATCTCGCTATTACAATGCATATTTGTCGTGGTAATTTCCGTTCAACCTGGTTCTCTGCCGGGGGATATGAACCTATTGCGGAAACGCTATTCGGCCATTGTAATGTTGATGGTTTTTTCTTGGAATACGACAGCGATCGTGCCGGTGATTTCAAACCATTACGCTTTATTAAAAATCAACAAGTGGTGCTTGGCTTGGTTACCTCGAAATCGGGGGAACTGGAAAATCGTGATGAAATCATCGCTCGCATCAAAGAAGCGGCGCAATACGTGGATATCAACCAACTTTGTCTCAGTCCGCAATGTGGTTTTGCTTCAACCGAAGAAGGCAATATTTTGACGGAAGAACAACAATGGAAAAAATTGGAATTCATCCGCGATATTGCTGAAGAGGTTTGGGGTAAATAA